Proteins from a genomic interval of Caulobacter rhizosphaerae:
- a CDS encoding allantoate amidohydrolase — translation MAEAFEIGDFVPGARAKTRCDLMGAAPYSEADDMLVRRFLTPAHDEALRTLAFWMEQAGMTARRDRAGNLVGRYEGETPDAPALLTGSHIDSVRNGGRYDGALGVMLGIDVVEVLARAGRRLPFAVEVIAFGDEEGSRFPASMTCSRAVAGTVSPSVMEMADADGVSLAEAFAVFGLDPTRLEEAARAPGEIFAFLEAHIEQGPVLEAEGLALGVVTAIAAQKRLMVRFTGMAGHAGTTPMNLRKDPGPAAAEAILALERICGGGEDGLVGTVGRITALPGAFNVIPGAMEYSMDIRAEVAATRDAAVEAVTAEIEAIAALRGLEASITLMQDLAASPCDPGLTALLEDAVAATGQAPRRLPSGAGHDAMVIADLCPTAMLFIRCEGGISHNPREAVTEADCALAAQAMLGFVERLAEDFDALRPSRPLRGASG, via the coding sequence GTGGCGGAAGCCTTCGAGATCGGCGACTTCGTGCCTGGCGCACGGGCCAAGACCCGGTGCGACCTGATGGGCGCGGCGCCCTATAGCGAAGCCGACGACATGCTGGTGCGCCGATTCCTGACGCCGGCCCATGACGAGGCGCTCAGGACCTTGGCCTTCTGGATGGAGCAGGCCGGCATGACCGCCCGTCGCGACCGCGCCGGCAACCTGGTCGGCCGCTACGAGGGCGAGACGCCGGACGCCCCGGCCCTGCTGACCGGCTCGCACATCGACAGCGTCCGCAACGGCGGCCGCTACGACGGCGCGCTGGGCGTCATGCTGGGGATCGACGTGGTCGAGGTCCTGGCCCGCGCCGGCCGCCGCCTGCCGTTCGCGGTCGAGGTGATCGCGTTCGGCGACGAGGAAGGCTCGCGCTTTCCCGCCTCGATGACCTGCAGCCGCGCCGTCGCCGGAACCGTCAGCCCCAGCGTCATGGAGATGGCCGACGCCGACGGCGTCAGCCTGGCCGAGGCGTTCGCGGTCTTCGGCCTGGACCCCACGCGCCTGGAGGAGGCGGCCCGCGCGCCCGGCGAGATCTTCGCCTTCCTGGAAGCCCACATCGAGCAAGGCCCGGTGCTGGAGGCCGAGGGCCTGGCCCTGGGCGTGGTCACCGCCATCGCCGCCCAGAAGCGGCTGATGGTGCGGTTCACGGGCATGGCCGGCCACGCCGGCACGACGCCGATGAATTTGCGCAAGGATCCCGGCCCCGCCGCCGCCGAGGCGATCCTGGCCCTGGAGCGGATCTGCGGCGGCGGCGAGGACGGCCTGGTCGGCACCGTCGGCCGGATCACCGCCCTGCCTGGGGCCTTCAACGTCATTCCCGGTGCGATGGAATATTCGATGGACATCCGGGCCGAGGTCGCCGCCACGCGCGACGCCGCGGTCGAGGCCGTCACCGCCGAGATCGAGGCCATCGCCGCCCTGCGCGGGCTCGAAGCCTCGATCACCCTGATGCAGGACCTGGCCGCCAGCCCCTGCGATCCCGGACTGACCGCCCTGCTCGAAGACGCCGTCGCCGCCACCGGCCAGGCGCCGCGCCGCCTGCCCAGCGGGGCCGGCCACGACGCCATGGTCATCGCCGACCTCTGCCCCACCGCCATGCTGTTCATCCGCTGCGAGGGCGGGATCAGCCACAATCCGCGCGAGGCCGTGACCGAGGCCGACTGCGCCCTGGCCGCTCAGGCCATGCTGGGGTTCGTGGAGCGGCTCGCCGAAGATTTCGACGCCCTGCGTCCTTCGAGGCCGCTTCGCGGCGCCTCAGGATGA
- a CDS encoding DUF1206 domain-containing protein: MSTSPGVLPRKLAKRVRRLDAAKAIELASRLGYAARGLVYLGLGSIVLLAALDLTPRAKGAKALMRAWADWPLGGVLIGGIGAGLAGFAAWRVLQAVFDADHHGRSLKAWAVRIGQAISGLVYGGLALSAFELLDELEDVGEVDEEQKAHHTAGTILHLPYGDTLLIAAGVVVIAFGIGNVVQGLVQDFGKRLNCDERTCRRVAPLAKVGYGARGLASLPLGVFLVTAGVEARAGEARSWGGALQALEGQPFGNAALCLVAAGLIAFGLFGLVEARYRRIRPPPEVTP, translated from the coding sequence ATGTCGACATCGCCGGGAGTCCTGCCGCGAAAGCTGGCCAAGCGCGTCCGGCGACTCGACGCGGCCAAGGCGATCGAGCTGGCGTCGCGGCTCGGCTATGCCGCGCGGGGTCTGGTCTATCTGGGGCTCGGCTCCATCGTCCTGTTGGCGGCGCTGGACCTGACGCCGAGGGCCAAGGGCGCCAAGGCCCTGATGCGCGCCTGGGCCGACTGGCCGTTGGGCGGCGTGCTGATCGGGGGGATCGGCGCGGGCCTGGCGGGTTTCGCGGCCTGGCGCGTCCTGCAGGCGGTGTTCGACGCCGACCATCACGGGCGTTCGCTCAAGGCGTGGGCGGTGCGGATCGGCCAGGCGATCAGCGGCCTGGTCTATGGCGGTCTGGCGCTGTCGGCCTTCGAACTGCTGGACGAACTCGAAGATGTCGGCGAGGTCGACGAGGAGCAGAAGGCCCACCACACCGCCGGGACCATTCTCCACCTGCCCTATGGCGACACCTTGCTGATCGCCGCGGGCGTGGTGGTCATCGCGTTCGGGATCGGCAATGTCGTCCAGGGCCTGGTCCAGGATTTCGGCAAGCGCCTGAACTGCGATGAACGGACCTGCCGGCGGGTCGCGCCCCTGGCCAAGGTCGGCTACGGCGCGCGGGGCCTGGCCAGCCTGCCGCTGGGCGTCTTCCTGGTGACCGCGGGCGTCGAGGCCCGGGCCGGCGAGGCGCGCAGCTGGGGCGGCGCGCTGCAGGCGCTGGAAGGGCAGCCGTTCGGCAACGCGGCCTTGTGCCTGGTCGCCGCCGGCCTGATCGCCTTCGGACTGTTCGGCCTGGTCGAGGCGCGATATCGGCGCATACGCCCGCCGCCCGAGGTTACGCCGTGA